Proteins encoded in a region of the Saccharothrix ecbatanensis genome:
- a CDS encoding acyltransferase family protein, translating to MSKRPLSGSSQPSPWLQSLTGLRWWAALLVLGQHIALASSESCPPEGGPVGCTVLSQGFMHGFVGVTCFFVISGFVLAWSATPEASAPGFWRRRFAKIYPLLLLSNVVDLLITWFTGNQPMPSAGTMIANLFVVQAWLPGSDLPLQMNQVTWSLSCEVFFYLCFPFIFAWLSRLTTRALKILTVGLVFWPGLIYFGATLVAPSAMQEPGFGSQLLYFFPLTRISEFAIGITAALLVKRAAWRGIPVAAAIPVVVLAYLGGIPLLPELSENAPILGAAMVPVFVLLIVSLANADLTGSFSPMRDKVSVLLGNSSYALYLFHLFVAQSLSSSLGWGNSWQILSNVVTIVVFCTLVAWLLYQLVERPMQRLLSPPPRQRSRPGEPVAATVA from the coding sequence ATGTCCAAAAGACCCTTATCCGGCTCGTCCCAGCCTTCGCCGTGGTTGCAGTCCTTGACGGGACTGCGCTGGTGGGCCGCTCTTCTCGTACTGGGTCAGCACATCGCGCTGGCCTCATCCGAATCCTGTCCGCCGGAGGGCGGGCCGGTCGGGTGCACTGTGCTCAGCCAGGGTTTCATGCACGGTTTCGTCGGCGTCACGTGCTTCTTCGTGATCAGCGGTTTCGTGCTCGCATGGTCGGCGACCCCGGAAGCGTCCGCACCAGGGTTCTGGCGGCGCAGGTTCGCCAAGATCTATCCGTTGCTCTTGTTGAGCAATGTGGTGGATCTCCTGATCACCTGGTTCACCGGGAACCAACCGATGCCGTCGGCCGGCACCATGATCGCCAATCTCTTCGTGGTGCAGGCGTGGCTGCCCGGCAGCGACCTGCCACTGCAGATGAACCAGGTCACCTGGTCGCTGAGCTGTGAGGTGTTCTTCTACCTCTGCTTCCCGTTCATCTTCGCGTGGTTGTCCCGGCTGACCACTCGTGCCCTCAAGATCCTGACCGTGGGGTTGGTCTTCTGGCCGGGCTTGATCTACTTCGGGGCGACGCTGGTGGCGCCGTCGGCGATGCAGGAGCCCGGCTTCGGGTCCCAGCTGCTGTACTTCTTCCCGCTGACCAGGATCTCCGAGTTCGCCATCGGGATCACCGCGGCACTGCTGGTGAAACGCGCCGCGTGGCGCGGGATCCCAGTCGCGGCCGCCATTCCGGTCGTGGTGCTGGCGTACCTCGGCGGGATCCCGCTCCTGCCGGAGCTGTCGGAGAACGCGCCGATCCTGGGCGCCGCCATGGTGCCTGTGTTCGTGCTGCTGATCGTGTCGCTGGCGAACGCGGACCTGACCGGTTCGTTCTCGCCCATGCGGGACAAGGTCTCGGTGCTGCTGGGGAACAGCTCGTATGCGTTGTACCTGTTCCACCTGTTCGTCGCGCAAAGCCTGAGCTCGTCGCTCGGGTGGGGGAACTCCTGGCAGATTCTGAGCAACGTGGTGACCATCGTGGTCTTCTGCACACTGGTCGCCTGGCTGTTGTACCAGCTGGTCGAACGGCCCATGCAGCGGCTGCTCAGCCCGCCGCCACGGCAGCGTAGCCGGCCGGGCGAACCAGTTGCCGCCACCGTGGCGTAG
- a CDS encoding NYN domain-containing protein, whose product MKRSSAAWLRWPVWSGYAAAMWSLVYGCLGLYWAVGGSGFPFGRGYDPEADDAFSLLAGTNPGVGGPIIAGLGLAGAVIGVLMARGHGRGVFAKLMLGFAGVVAVTLALVIPDFRVLMLLTRVPFIPIWAFTGVPGGFTVADLVPWPRINLVVIVLGGLLWALAALAYSRRVKQVCLHCGRGTHSGQWTSPEAARRWGRWAVAVAVAVPLLYAVTRIAWAMGIPLGIPQSFYDENVDSGMFIGGLAIALMAIGGAVLTIGLIQRWGEVYPRWIWFKKGKRVPLALAMVPAALVTVSIIPAGIMEVRMAFSRGIDPQDWGMLGPGLLWPLWGVALGAATVAYYLRRRGECPHCGLGAPTGPVAEAEVDDTVSS is encoded by the coding sequence ATGAAGCGCTCCTCGGCCGCGTGGTTACGGTGGCCGGTGTGGTCCGGCTACGCGGCTGCGATGTGGTCGTTGGTCTACGGCTGCCTAGGGCTGTACTGGGCGGTCGGCGGCAGCGGTTTCCCTTTCGGGCGCGGCTACGATCCGGAAGCCGACGACGCGTTCTCCTTGCTGGCCGGCACGAACCCGGGCGTGGGTGGGCCGATCATCGCCGGTCTCGGCCTGGCAGGCGCGGTCATCGGCGTGTTGATGGCCCGGGGACACGGGCGTGGCGTCTTCGCCAAGCTGATGCTCGGCTTCGCCGGTGTGGTCGCGGTCACGCTCGCCCTGGTGATCCCGGACTTCCGGGTGCTGATGCTGCTGACCCGGGTGCCGTTCATCCCGATCTGGGCGTTCACCGGAGTGCCCGGCGGCTTCACCGTCGCCGACCTGGTGCCCTGGCCGCGGATCAACCTGGTCGTCATCGTTCTCGGCGGGCTGTTGTGGGCATTGGCCGCGCTGGCGTACTCACGCCGAGTCAAGCAGGTGTGCCTCCACTGTGGCCGCGGAACTCATAGCGGGCAGTGGACCAGCCCGGAGGCGGCCCGGCGATGGGGCCGGTGGGCGGTGGCGGTGGCCGTGGCGGTCCCGCTGCTCTACGCGGTGACCCGGATCGCGTGGGCGATGGGCATCCCGCTGGGTATCCCGCAATCGTTCTACGACGAGAACGTGGATTCCGGCATGTTCATCGGCGGCTTGGCCATCGCGCTGATGGCCATCGGCGGTGCGGTGCTCACCATCGGGCTGATCCAGCGCTGGGGCGAGGTCTATCCCCGCTGGATCTGGTTCAAGAAGGGCAAGCGCGTGCCGCTCGCGCTGGCGATGGTTCCGGCCGCACTCGTGACGGTGTCCATCATCCCCGCCGGGATCATGGAGGTCAGGATGGCCTTCAGCCGGGGCATCGACCCCCAGGACTGGGGGATGCTCGGTCCCGGCCTGCTGTGGCCGTTGTGGGGTGTCGCACTCGGGGCCGCGACCGTCGCGTACTACCTGCGCCGGCGCGGGGAGTGCCCGCACTGCGGCCTCGGTGCTCCCACCGGGCCGGTGGCGGAGGCCGAAGTCGACGACACCGTCAGTAGCTGA